The Pyrus communis chromosome 12, drPyrComm1.1, whole genome shotgun sequence genomic sequence AATTTTGTCGACGATGGTATGGGCTAATTGAACAGAAATCACCAAGGCATTGTTGTGGGAAAAGTCTATTCCCTCAACGTCCTGCTCAGTGAAGTTGACGATTGGTCCAGGTACAGCATCGATGGCTTGAACCAGATAGACTAATCTCGCCTGctggattttctttttcttataattGTTGGTAGCCCCCAGATGCTAGGATTCAACAAAGATTCTGTTGATTTAGATTGTCTTGGTTGGGGGTTCGACATCGGTATCTACTTCTCGCCTTAGCCGGGTAGCTGGTCTGTTGACATACTGGTCGTACTTGCCATCCTTCACGAGATACTCACGttttccacatggtgcagtCGTTAGCTGCATGCCCGATACCTCTATGGAATGCGCAGTACTTTATCTAGTCCTTCTTGGAGGTGTTCACCTTCATGGGTGGTGACAAGTTGAACCATGGTTTGTCCTTAAGATCACGAAGGATCTGGTTGATTGGGACCGAGAACTTGGTGTATGTCTTAGGTGTTTTTCTTGGGATAGAACCCTATGTTTGTCTCTTGGCTTGCTTTTGTTGTTGAGCGGTTTATCGCTCGCCCTCTTTTGAGTCAATTCTACGTCCTTGCGTGGCTGCTCAAGTGACTTCTGGGAACGCTTTTCTTCGTCCCATAGGGAGTGTTTTTCTGCCAAAGTATAAGAATTTGTCAGGTACAAGTTCTCGCCCATAATCAATTCTCCGAAAAATGGGTGATCTGCTAGGAAACCTTTTTAGAATGTTGAGCATGCAATGTTGTCATTGCATTCGACAATCTTTACCTTCTCCACCTTAAATTTCTTGACGTATGTGCGGAGTGACTCATTTGGGTCCTTCTTCAAGTTGAAGAAGTGGTCAGACTTCTTTTTAATCAAGCGGTAGGACGACtattccttagtgaaaaccaaggaaagttcgCTGAAGTTTCGGATTGAACGTGGCGGCAGGGTGTGGAACCAGTCTTACGCCTCGTCTTGGAGCGTCGTGGTAAagatcttgcacatgagagcgTCATCGTTGGCTTAGAATGTCATAGCACTTCGGTAGTGCATCAAGTGCCTATTCGAATCTTCATCTCTCTTGAATAAGGTAAAATATGGCGGGCTGAACTTCTGCAGTGGCCATGTCTGCTCAATCTCGTCTGTAAATGGTGACCTGCTAAGTTGGCCACGTCTCTACAAAACGCATCATAGGTAGTGTCAATGTGCTAGAATTCGCACAGCTGCTCTGCTACGAGCTTTTGTACATTCTTCTGGATTTGTGCCCAGTAGGGCAGCAGTGCCTCCAACTACACCTGGTGCTGACCTACCGGTCCTTGTCGCTCTTTGGCACATCCTGCTCGTTTGTGCCACGGTTgatgtgcatgtggcttaagTTGTGCTACTTATCATCGCCCTTGGCGGGGGCTGCCAGTAGAACTCGAGCTGGACTGTTTTTGTGCTTTCCACTGGGCATCATGCAGCTTCCTACTCTGTTGCCTCGTAAGAAGATCTCTttgtgggcttagcctcattgTACGAGGTGGTTGCTCCGTACTCCGAGAAGGTTTTAGGTGATTGCGGATGAATTCTCTCAGTAAACATTTTGGTCATCATTAGtatcctcatcatcatcatattaTGGTTCTAGCAAGtccaaaatatttcttatgttgtaTGAATTTTACTACCACCCCTCCCTCTTTAGATCATCGAGATAGAATACTTGTTTTGCCGTACTTGCAAGGATGTAGGGATCATCCTCAAACCACTAGGTGCTTGTGTTGATggataacaaaaaattatctcaaATTACATTGCCTGAGTTGTCTAGGTTCGCATCATACCAATGACACTTGAACAGAATGACCTCTTTGTGCATTGTATATAAGAACCAAACCACACTTATAAGTTGCCGAAGACCAAACTATTTGCTTTTTTCCGCGGGACAAAATCTCCATTGTTTTGAGTGCACAATTTCTCGTCCCGTTCTGCTAAACTCTGTTCATGTGACAGCTAGAGTACATTTTGTCTTTAATGGGACCACATGCTATTTCCAGTATTTTCTTTGTCGAACAAGCAATTTGTCATTTCTTAACTGTTTCATCTAGTAAGATCCAAATAccactatatatataatttaaaaaatacttaCATGCTGGGTAAACCAACTCAGAAACAATTGTTTGTCTATTTCAACTAATTTGAAGGATATTGGGTCTTCATCAATACCTCATGATGTTTGGGGAATGGGTACACTTCGTCGTAGTTGTTTAATATGAGTGAATAAGCCACCTTCAAGTCACCATCTTTGAACGGTTTAGAAGAAGGTCCTTCATTGACAAAGACAAATAGTTTTTTTACCCGTTCACACTCATCAAAATTGCTAGGGTGCTTGTTGAAGGATGCTTGAACATTCCAAAGGTACATCGCACAAAACCCAAGTGATTCTTGTATACTAATCACCTTCACTATAAATCCTTGAAATCATCCCCTGTTGTGCTTGTACTAGCCAAGTAGTTTGAGAACAACGTACTGGCAAGATTACCACTCAAGAATATTAACAAACATATTGACAAGATTACCTCTTAGTTGGATACATCCAACGATGATGCACCTACCCAGCAAGCTTTGCCTCATCTGGCAGCTGTATCAGAAGGTGAACCCTACTCATGAAAAATGTCAATGGATATATTTGCTCTAGCCAGCATAAGACGTACATAATTCTTCACTTATGTCATTTAAGTCCAACTTTCACAATGTTTTAGGATTGGTGGAAGAATTGAGACAAATATACAATTGTCTCAACAATCTCGTTGTCTAAGTTGGGCCGAATACCAATTGGAAGGAACTGCTACAGTAACACATGACAAACATAACTCTTCTAACCTGACAATGTATCATTGTCCATTTTAACGTGACTTGATATATCGCTAGCATACTGGTATGGAAatttcactttgcagccacttCAAGAATCATTTCTTGCCATCCAACTTGAAAGTACAATTTTGCTTGTCTCTTCTCGTATTTACCATTGACATATTCCACCAACAGGTTAGGTCTTATCCTTACCCAATCAAGTCTTCATGGTGTTCTTTGAATTGCCCTCCTCAATAGGAGAGTCATTCCTACCACATTGTCATAAACGTTCTTCTCAATGCATGGGATTCACAATGTGTCTGATTTTCAACTTCGACCAGTATTTTAATTCAGAAAATATACTCTTTCTTGCCAAATTCAGATGTTCCCTTAGTCTCGGTCTTTTCGTGAATTGGAGACTACTCAACTTGGACAATATGTCATTTTTGGACCATTCCTTTGGTCTAGGCCGAACTCCATTTTCTTATCAAATGCTTCAAGCTCTCTACGCTACTTACAATCTCATGAGAACCATCCTCGGTGTCCCAAGTATCATACATTTCCAACGTGCTAAAATGACAATGTGTCTTCAGACTACAATCAATCAATTacatattacttgcatatattgTTTAAGCGTGTAACATTTAATGAGACAGCTTTAATCAATAATTGTTAACCTTAAACGAAACaaaattagtttaacatgtgaaatgtccataaagtaacATCTCATGATTGGCTTGATAGCATATTTCCAATAGCTTGAAAGAGCTTAGTTGCACATGGAGGCGCCTGGCGACCTCCTACCAACGCATGTGGTTGGCGTGGACCATTAACTTTTTTTACGAATTCAGCTCTAGACTCCTCCTAGGGTATTCAATGGgccaattcaaatcaaaactccatttctccaaattcaattgttttaaGTGAGTTTGACTTACAAGTACAtgcattgaatttcttttctggATGGTGAACTACGATTGGCTTGATCACTTCATAGGGTACGTAGGTAGTTTAACTTCGAAGTTAGATGCCaccataaaattaaataaaaattaaatgttGTATTCATGTCTCGAAGTTTGGGTGTGGcattaatttgttttgtgatagcagcatatttatgcgactttgttatcttatttttttGCGTTTActttagttaatttccatttactATAgcaatttaagttattttcgtattattgtaggtccagttggtaaagatgacaataaatagtcaaatggagcaatctagagcagttttggacatagattggatagcatgcgtggatagcatatgagctggacatttttggtgtttaaaaggTGTTAAACACAtgctaaaatctggagaaattaaagttgaggcttggaaggcaagcaattacacaagaaagagaATCCTAGTTGGAAAGAAGTTTAGTGGTTTGTTTTGGAGCTCAAATAAAGTTGTTACTTGTTTTGAAGtccaaataaagaatccaagatGAATCTGGCTTGTTAGAAGACCAGGAACATAATGGGAAAGGAATTGGAATATCTAGCCTGATATGGAGGTTCCAAATaaggcaaaaacatgcaaaATAAAGGCTAAGTTGCTGGGATCACTTTGAAATATCTTGCAGCCTCTTTTATCCTATAAAAACTTTCCTTTTAACCACTTTTACATGCATTTTTATTCTAGATGAATTACACAATTTGGAGGAtctattttcctttcttttcattCACTCTAAAGAAAACCCTAGTCTTGccctgtatatatatattgacacaccccgacctcaATTGAGGCATGTTGGCAGTCACGTGAGgatgacgtaaccatgtgcgctgTGCAGAAATGGTAATGATGTGAAAATGGGACTAAATAAAAACCACAAGTTATCTTACCTTAAACTAGCTAACAAGTACGAATGAAAGTGAGTAGAGTAAAGACACACACAAACAAAGCATAGGTATCAAAGTGTAGTCCAAAAGactaaataataattatatagaTCATAAAAGAAACCCTACACTAATGGATGTCTGTCAGAACCGCCGagaagtcctcgtgagccaccgacacgaacttctatctagaacctgaaaaggcacaaaacagaaagtatgagcgggcaaaaacaaaactttcaaaaccatttatcttttcaaatataataacccctcactgtaaaacccgtataagtttcccagaaaataatactataAACATATATGAAAACTATACTCAAGAATAACCAAACTATGTGTATGCATGCCATGACAATCATCTCAACCATGAATAAGTAAGCCAagtgaattgcactaatataaagtgacatatcagccggagtcacctaacgtgacctgtatgactgAATCAATAACtcaacaattaaattaaatcttgcacacaagtcggaaccacctatgtgCTCTATACAAcaggctaggtgtaaataagtatactcaagtgctacgatcatttaaaggttgtgcgaagtatcgcaagtcacctacaagtcggaaccacctaatgtggtctataTGACAGGTTGGCACCtgccttgaatccaaggtgagcgtgtggtgcgggaggtgaacgatcacatgaaggctaggccctatcCTCGGGCGTagcactaacaccgggatgCATGATATAAATCACTAAAATcaactcatcataatcatactcactaccatcacaaTCATCactatatactcacctgaagcttacctgagcgtccacagCGTCGAGCAATAATATGCCTAGCTATAATAAGGCATATTCTAATATATAATGCAtacgacatggcatttaaaacgtAAAAACCCATTTAAGCAATTTATGGGAAACATAAGGCgtatatatataaaaccaaaaagcccactcactggtatgtagccgGGTCGTAACCCCCAAGTCTTGCCTGGctacgctcgtcctctggaaatgtctcacctatatgtgaaacaactattttaatgttacttttaagcacataaccatcactatgaaataacttctcatacgtcactcaattggggtgtttgaatatactattgtggcctactcaacaccacgagcatccccatacttatagaaaaaaatttcaacatccCACGCGCCCTCACACGCTGGCAAAGGCACAGCCATGTGCCTGACACAATGGATCCCTAACGACGttaaggaatattctgttaaataacAGCATATTCTGTCTAAAAACTAACAGTGTTACTTTACGCTGTTAGCATATTCCGTcaaaattgacggaatattcctcttcttctccaatggttcgCCAGATTTTGTAGCTGGCCGCCTCTGCACTagccggtttctggaaaaactttaaaTCTTAATATCTTCGTTGTTTTAACACCAActttcatgaaattggtactAAATTGAAGCTCTCAACTAGAAGAACATGATCTTACCTATTTAAAAGCCTAAAATCAACGGAACATGGTCAAAAAATCCTTCGACAGCCCGGCCAAATCTGTAACTTCCTAAACCCGTGTATCTCGACGtccaaactactccaaaattgTTCTAAAAGACTAGGGAAGTTGTTTGAGAACTACCACGAGTGTTAAATCCTTAAGTAGATCCCACAATCCCGTCGAAGTAGTTTAACTCCTCGCCAAAGTTTAAGGATTCTCGGGTTCTTGAGGTCTTTTCCCCAAACTACTGGTATGACTATGTTCCTCAGCTTGCAAGGAACTTAGAAGTAGTATCCACTAGCTCGATCTGTGCACGACGAGACTAGTTGGGTGTGTGGGCGTACGGACTATACAGACGGGGAAGAATCGAGAGAAAAGGTGAGTGCAGGTACGTGAGGGtgaaagtgtgtgtgtgtggtccggGTTGGGTGATAATAAAAAAGATAGGGCCTTAATTTGGGCCATAAAATTTAAGGCTAACAATTTAATCCAAACAAACCCAATTTTCCACTACAACCTAACAAGGCCCTTAATTCACGTCGGCATTCTCGTGGCATCAAATATAATTTGATTTCGTCAATAGAAAAATGATTCACAATTTATCTACGTACACCACGTCACAAGACCCACGaaggcaaaatcgtcattttcACGCATTCcaaggataaaatatatattaacttGGGACGTGCCGTCACATATATGAAGTGTCCTGCAACGTTTGAGGGGTGCCActcctaccattcatccattgaagttgctagaattttcagagttctttctctctttgttttaagtttcaatgtttatttaatattgtttttcagttatgatgaacatctgtaactaagtttctttttagttagaggtaaATTCGAAACCATAATCATATGttctatataaattgattacatccaattattgtttcataaaacatgaatacgatttacttatctgctttatagaaaacttattcttgtatgtttattaaggatacatacttagtttgcatgcagggatttgatgctagaatataagggaattccacctaatcgttatgaacttatatttgcaagtagtaaaagtcacaaATTATGATCgagttaagtaaatccttggtaggattatcatgcttttcatacttacgaatgctttgtcaatgcttatgattttcacagaacttaatgatcttcgagatgtatctctatcatgcttttcatagttagagaacttgagaagaataatttggttgcgtcgttgagttcaattcaatgaacttaagaaaatttgagagttaattagtgttgttcacaaataatttggggcattgttgTTCATGGTTTATAcaaagaataactggaaatcaatttgtatgcatatgattcatgtgtagagaagaatcctctagttatcctttcatccatatttcattcacaacttaatttacttgttgccatttacttttgttttaattaaattcgtccaaaatccccccagtcattgttttgttattagtttaacttagttttcagtttattgagtttaatttgtgttgattagcatcccttctaatccccggaatagaacgatccctacttactcatactacgattgtataatttatagggtttaatttgtatgttaATTTCTACCACATCATTTTGATCTAGGTACAGACTAGATTGACAAGGATAAGCTTCTTAGGGGGGAGTAAGCTGAAGGTGTGAATGGATTTTATTTCAGAAATGTCTTACGTATCAAACATGCTTAGCTAATTATGATTGCAGTTACGTATGGAGGTGTGAGTGTGTAATCGTATGTTTCAGCTTACATTATTTATGGCTAGTGAACATGGCATTCATTCGGGTCCATGTTACGGACATGACATTCAACTTACACATGTATGATTTATATTCAGCTTGTTCATATTACTGACATGACATTTTCATATTACTGACATGACATTTAGCTTACATGTGTATGATATATATTCAACTTGTCCATACTACGAACAAGACATCCAACTTACATGTGTATGATATATATCCAgtcagtgtttaaaatattgacTTAAGTGGAAGTATCAATATACAAATTTATGGAAATATCTATGGATATATCGATATCGCTAACATATTAGTGCCTTCAacgaaaattatgaaaattttcaatagaGTGAGTATATCAACTCATTCAGATTTAATcgaaataaaatagaaatttcTCCATAAAAATTCAAAGGTTCAAAATCTGCAATGGGTTCCGGCAAAATTTAGTAGTGAGTTTGTAAATATCGCTGatattcattgattttcctGTACCTCACCAATATGGAGTTAAGTTTGCATTTCATCCTCCCTTTCTATATCaatccttaatttttttagatttcAATGAAAATATTAACCATTTCTTGGATATTTGAAACAAAGTATCAACTTACACGTGTATTATATATCCAACTTGTCCATAATAAGGTCATGACATCCAACTTACACGTGCATTATATATATTCAGTTTGTCCATACGGGGACATGACATCCAACTTACACTGATATATATTCAACTTATCCATACTACGGACATGACATCCAACTTACACGTGTATGCTATATATTTAGCTTGTCAGCTTCCAGTGTATGATTATATGCTCTCAACTTGTCATTACTTCTAGATAAATCAATAACTACATAGTTATATTTCAACTTACACTAGTTATGGCTAGTGTATGAGATTGTATGCTAATAACGCTTAAACAACTGGAATAAGTAGCAATTGTTATTAGCATATTCGACGTCGACACACCTTCATAGGCTCTGGCATATTCTTACCAAGTAGGATATCTACTCAGTTTTACCTGTAGAATTGGTATTAGTCAACCGTGCTCTTAACATATTATCGTGTATGTAATAGACGGTCGAAGACCTATCAAGTATGGCCCTTCGGGGTTGTGTTGAAAAATGTGGTAACTTGCAGGTGTTTATTTTGGGCTTATCTCACTTTTctcaattgaaaattttagttATGGCTCCATGCACatcatggcttcgtcacctcTTCGGATGATGGTCAGCACACATCAAGTTCAATGTTCACTGAATATCCGGGTCAGAATGTATCAATGAACCATATTGGTTGATTAAGATTATATTTTCTCACGTTGGAATTCAATTAGTAGCTAGTTTTCAGAGTAGATGCTAGCTGTGTATGCATGCAGACATTCTGTAATATAGACTCTAAACAGGATTCAAAGAACAGCACATGCATATAGGGTTTCACTTTAGTATCTTTGCCATTGAAGAGAGAACTTTCTTTAATTGCATAGCTCACGCATGTTAACGGATTTAAACCTTCAAGTTCATAAATACTAACACCTCATAATTTGGATTAACTACGACTAAGTAAACTATCAATTCATATTAGCACACGACTTACAGCAAAAAAGAATAACATCATCACAGAAATAGACAACTTCAAAACGATAAACACCATAATATGCATCTTTGCACAAGGACAATTCAACTTGTTCGAATGAATGCTGCGCCCAGTGAGACCAAAACCAAGAACATGAAAGCAGACCAAAACCAAGAACATGAAAGCAAACCAAAAACTAGACTAGAATTGCCGAATGCCCCTAACACCGAAAATTCCATCTGGATAAGTCAACATAACGAGGTACTAGAACATATAGGATACTCAATCAGTCCACCAGTAAATCAAACCGAAACCAGAGGACATTACCACAAGCAAGCGTATTGGTGAAACTAATAGTGGGTAAGCACATTCACTATCTTTACACTCAGCTCAACTAGATTCATCCCAACATATCGGGGTCATCTACAAGCGACTATTTATCTCTCTATCCAGCCTTTGCCTAAAGCAAAATGTATTTTCTTCATTAGATATTCTTCCTATCTTTCCTCACAAATCACGCTACACATCAATTCAACTTGTTCGAAACGCTTCGACCAGTCAGACCAAAACGAATAACATGAAAGTGAACCGAAAACTAGACTAGAATTGCTGAATGCCACTACCACTGAAAATTTCTTCTGGATAAGTCAACATAACTAGGTACTAGAACATACAGGATAATCAATCAGTCCACCAGTCAATCAAACCGAAACCGGAGGGCATTACCACAAGCAAGTGTATTGGTGAAACTAATAGTGGGTAAGCACATTCACTATCATTACACTCAACTCAACTAGATTCATCCCAACATATCAGGGTCATCTACAAGCGACTGTTTATCGCTCCATCCAGCCTCTACCTAAAGCAAAATGTATTTTCTTCATTAGATAATCAATCTTCCTATCTTTCCTCACAAATCACGCTACATAACCGAGAAGTTTTCGATACAACCTTACGGAAATATCTAAATGCTTAAAGGAATCAAGAAAATGGGCAAAATTattccaccccaaaaaaaaaaaaaaaggaaaaatatattataattaacaAGCATCAATTCCAGTTGAATAACGAAACCAAGAGGTACAAGACTATATCAAATCACATGCATATATCATTCATTGTACAGAATTTCGCTTAAGTAATCCATATAACAGATTTGAAGTTTGAATGAATTTACATTTGTAAATGACGGTGACGGATCCATCAGTGCCTCGCAGCTTTTCAACTTCTGAACACGAAAAATCAAATCCGAAATCCTTGTAATCtaatctctctctgtctctataTCAAAACTTTGTTTCTGAAATACCAAGAGAAAATTTCCCAAATCAGATTCAGAACAATTCCTAAACTTAAAACTTACTGGGGCAATTTGACCACTATGGGAAATTAAAGGGGTGGGAAATGATGAAAacgaaaaattttaaaaaggcacACCTACGTCTGTTTGGAGTACGAAGAAGAAGTAGGGACGCGCTTGTTACGGAACATCATGTAACCGACGGGTAAGACCACTCCGATCATCATGATCGCCGCTCCGATTATGTATCTCAGCGGGCTCGGCGGTTCCACCTCTATCAATCTCCTTAACTGCACCGCACAAGATTAAGCCTCCATGATTCACAATTTTCATAAACAAAGAGATACAGATCTAGATCCAtgatcacagagagagagagagagagagacttacaGGCATTGTTGGGGCTCTGAAGGTTGAGAGAACGAGAGGCCGTCCGGAGGTGACAGAGGAGGCGGCGGAGGATCGTTCAGTTTGACGATGGAGGGAGGAAGAGGATCGGCGTTGAGCCCTTGAGTCGGGAATCAATGGCTCCTCACAAAGTCGTTAACTCGAGCCGCTACTTCGTAATGTTGTTTTCTGCACTTCTGGGAGCGTTGGATGGGCCTAAGTTAAGTGGCGCCAAGGCACAGCCCAATAACAGCCCAAGTTAGTTAATTTCGTGCACAGTCCACagatttctttttactttttacgcacatttttcaattttcgtccatcgaaaccaaaaacaagaattaACAAGAAGTGTGCAAGGTAAAAAAGTTTGTGTTGCATAGCACCACCCTATAATTTTAGATTTTCAAGTATGTTTAGGATCTTATATATATCTGAATTTTTTGTCGTTGTTATAAATATTGTATTTAAGTGTCattgtataaatcctagattagatttgatactTGTTATTTTTCcctattacaacttgtattccttggaggagaaggattcttccctcccttattactataaataaaggcattgcgtaggaagaataacacatcctctacacaaccctacaaacacatctctctccctaCTCCTTCTATGTCGTGCGCCCCCTCTCTCCCCTATCAGATAAAATAAGCCACAAGACGTTATCAGCTCACTCATACTGCTGCacttaggaatctgacgtggaagttttttgcatcaaaccagttcatcaatgTCATCACACAAttaggttcttccaaaacagTAGTTTTTATCTCGCTATTTTTGCAGCCCTAATAGCATGagcattcaccataatgcatgacccaactttacgtttttcaaattttagattctacatacattgtgtatgcattatatccataattgttgaattatgtgaattgatattgccatgaattgcatcaaatatatgttcatgcattgaattatatgttgaatatgcattgaattataatctagaaatttgaaagaaaaaaattaaagttaggGTTTTTCAAGAAACCCATCCTGTCACCACCATGTCGCGAGCAGTTCGCTTCCAGCCACGTCGCGTCGAGCCACTAGCACCAGCTTGTAGCTTATGTAGCTACGCCGAGCTGCAAGACGACATGCCGGATCCATGGGCTCCTGGTTTGAAACCCAACAAAATCTGACGCCTCTAATGGCGTCTCTACCATTGCAAAAGGGACTGCAACCCAACCTTGACATTGGGTCATCGTCTCAACGTCCTCATGAACGTCTCCCGCGAGTTTTTCCAAAGATTCCTTCGAATCTCATCAGATTTTTTTCGAAATTCCGATttgaatttctagggtttttagTTGAAACGTTAAGATTTCCCTACCTCCGTTCATATTCGTGATCCCCGTTGATTCACAAACTCgccttgagatttttttgtccaaaaacaCGGCCGTCTTAAGCGGTGGCTCTGATTTTCTTCCCCAATGAGCGCACCCAGCTATGGCTGAGGTGTTTTTGGTTCAAACCTAAACCCAATTAGGGCTTGGTTCCTCTCAGCCCAAAGCTAAAACCAATTATTGGTTTTGGGCTTGCATATTGCAGCCCATATTCAATTCATGTGACACCAACATATAAGGCTATGGTGTCCTCGTTCACAGAACCACACCAAATCCCAGCCTGTAGTTGGTAAGTCGATGCATTTGCATCGTGACACACCTGATCACAGCCCCCCCAAGGTTGTGATGTTCCCTTGTGCCACAACACATAGGATTGCGTACCCCTGATATGCGTACACTGTGAAACACCAAAGCATACCTCCGGATAGAGCCTGCAGCCCTAGCTTGCTTCTTGGTGCACCAGATGAGAGCTCCTTTTGGGCCTCTTTTCTTAGGCATGTTACCCATATCAACCCAGCCCATGTTTTTGGGCCTGGACCGCACAGTCTCAATCTGCTCAGCCTACCCGTGGGCTTTGACCCATTATTTTTTAGGCCCCGAGTTTAATTGCCTATTTTTGCAGGCACttttgggttttataatttttcacccacactttaatattggcccgaagtccaaataattaattcaattataattcgAGACCTAAagatctatttgcatattttcttgttgcatatttctgtatatatatttgtgtttgtctgCATGAACATATGAATctgaagttcataattcttTCAAAACCCGAAGTTTCTAGAAGCAtcccttgtttgaaaacctgaagttttccttaaaaacatcacccttGAAAACTCCAagttttttcatgtaaatttaaaccaataaatgtctattagaacctgaatgttctactcctatgtgaatggattgattttttctccattacactaac encodes the following:
- the LOC137711557 gene encoding uncharacterized protein isoform X1; the encoded protein is MPLRRLIEVEPPSPLRYIIGAAIMMIGVVLPVGYMMFRNKRVPTSSSYSKQT
- the LOC137711557 gene encoding uncharacterized protein isoform X2, encoding MPLRRLIEVEPPSPLRYIIGAAIMMIGVVLPVGYMMFRNKRVPTSSSYSKQTNKVLI